One region of uncultured Sulfurimonas sp. genomic DNA includes:
- a CDS encoding RDD family protein has protein sequence MNEVSYAGFWVRFVASFLDTLFLALPIAIVIYFLSDGNWFDFSQYQQNIAYAMSGNADKALASQPQTSLKWELLFEVAVLVVTMIFWKKWRGATPGKKFLNIKIVDAKTLKDIDNTQAITRSIGYIASTLSLLIGFIMVAFRNDKRGLHDLLAGTIVIYDEKPSLKSE, from the coding sequence ATGAATGAAGTAAGCTATGCGGGTTTTTGGGTTCGCTTTGTTGCTTCATTTTTAGATACTCTTTTTTTAGCTCTCCCCATAGCCATTGTTATCTACTTTTTAAGTGATGGCAACTGGTTTGATTTTTCACAATATCAGCAAAATATCGCCTACGCAATGAGTGGAAATGCTGATAAAGCACTAGCATCTCAACCACAAACTTCGCTCAAGTGGGAGCTTCTTTTTGAAGTTGCTGTTTTAGTTGTTACAATGATTTTTTGGAAAAAATGGCGAGGTGCTACTCCTGGAAAAAAATTTCTTAACATAAAAATAGTAGATGCTAAAACCCTCAAAGACATAGACAATACCCAAGCTATTACTCGCTCTATTGGCTATATAGCATCTACATTATCACTTTTAATAGGTTTTATTATGGTAGCTTTTAGAAATGACAAAAGAGGACTTCACGATCTTTTAGCTGGAACAATTGTTATTTATGATGAAAAACCTTCTTTAAAATCTGAATAG